From a region of the Streptomyces sp. B21-083 genome:
- the istB gene encoding IS21-like element helper ATPase IstB yields MSSTRPRGLTEPAADAAIDAACRNLRLPTMRGQFSELADAAARDQMTYRGFLAELLMAECDDRNRRRSERRIKAAGFPREKALRTFDFAANSAIDPAAIHTLASCDWVRKGLPLCLIGDSGTGKSHLLIALGTEAAMAGFRVKYVLATKLVNELVEAADEKLLTKTIARYGRVDLLCIDELGYMELDRRGAELLFQVLTEREEKNSMAIASNESFSSWTKTFTDPRLCAAIVDRLTFGGNIIETGSDSYRLAHTKARQQAALSA; encoded by the coding sequence ATGAGCTCTACCCGTCCCCGCGGTCTGACCGAGCCCGCCGCCGACGCCGCCATCGACGCGGCCTGCCGCAACCTGCGCCTGCCCACCATGCGGGGCCAGTTCTCCGAGCTCGCCGACGCCGCGGCCCGTGACCAGATGACTTACCGCGGGTTCCTGGCCGAGCTACTGATGGCCGAGTGCGACGACCGCAACCGCCGCCGCTCCGAACGCCGGATCAAAGCCGCTGGCTTCCCCCGCGAAAAGGCTCTGCGCACGTTCGACTTCGCCGCGAACTCCGCCATCGACCCGGCGGCCATCCATACCCTGGCCTCGTGCGACTGGGTCCGCAAAGGGCTGCCGCTGTGTCTGATCGGCGACTCGGGGACCGGCAAGTCGCACCTGCTGATCGCGCTGGGCACCGAGGCCGCGATGGCCGGCTTCCGGGTCAAGTACGTCCTGGCCACCAAACTCGTCAACGAGCTCGTCGAGGCCGCCGACGAAAAGCTGCTGACCAAGACCATCGCCCGCTACGGACGGGTCGATCTTCTCTGCATCGACGAGCTGGGCTATATGGAGCTGGACCGGCGCGGAGCCGAGCTGCTGTTCCAGGTTCTGACCGAGCGCGAGGAAAAGAACAGTATGGCCATCGCCTCCAACGAGTCCTTCTCTTCGTGGACCAAGACGTTCACCGACCCCCGGCTCTGCGCGGCCATCGTGGACCGCCTCACCTTCGGAGGCAACATCATCGAAACCGGCAGCGACTCCTACCGCCTCGCCCACACCAAAGCCCGCCAGCAGGCTGCCCTCAGCGCTTGA
- a CDS encoding MFS transporter: MSAADQSLPVSLWRDQRFRRFWAGNSISQFGDRITELALPLIAVGALHASANQVAWLTALIWTPNLLAIVLGAWVDHRVHKRRLMVLADLVRAAVLLSLPAAYLLGAVTLGQLYVVALLTGAAGVLFNTAYPPFFAHLVPRSSYIDANSKLSASRSASYVAGPAIGGALVQALTAPVAVVVDALTFLASAVLVGRVSIDEPPAAPDQAAPSLQRRAREGLVFVVRHPVLRASLGCAATVNFFTFIAGSGLIVLFASRNLGLTAGVIGMALGIGATGALLGAVIAPKISQRLGVGRSIVVGAVLFPAPIAIAAAAGGPLWARAGALALAEFLSGVGVMLFDVNLNSLQADVIPDGMRSRVAGAFSTINYGLRPVGAVLGGLLATLIGLRVTLLIGAVGGTLSLLWLLPSPIPRIHSLTPDHPVAPDSDTDARPLPC; this comes from the coding sequence ATGAGCGCTGCAGACCAGTCCTTACCCGTATCGCTGTGGCGTGATCAGCGGTTCCGTCGTTTCTGGGCCGGCAATTCGATCTCACAGTTTGGCGACCGGATCACCGAACTGGCCCTGCCGCTGATCGCGGTGGGGGCGCTGCACGCCTCGGCCAATCAGGTGGCGTGGCTGACCGCGCTCATCTGGACCCCGAACCTGCTCGCGATCGTCCTCGGTGCCTGGGTCGACCACCGCGTCCACAAGCGGCGCCTGATGGTTCTCGCCGACCTGGTGCGCGCCGCAGTACTGCTCTCTCTCCCAGCTGCCTATCTCTTGGGGGCAGTAACGCTCGGCCAGTTGTATGTCGTGGCCTTGCTGACGGGTGCGGCCGGGGTGCTGTTCAACACCGCCTATCCGCCGTTCTTCGCCCACCTGGTGCCCCGGTCGTCCTACATCGACGCGAACAGCAAGCTCAGTGCCAGCCGTTCCGCGTCATACGTCGCCGGACCGGCGATCGGTGGTGCTCTCGTCCAGGCGCTGACCGCTCCCGTCGCCGTCGTCGTCGACGCCCTGACGTTCCTGGCGTCTGCGGTTCTGGTCGGTCGGGTTTCGATCGACGAACCGCCAGCCGCCCCTGACCAAGCAGCACCCTCCCTGCAGCGGCGTGCCAGGGAGGGACTGGTGTTCGTCGTCCGTCACCCGGTGCTGCGGGCGAGTCTCGGATGCGCGGCGACCGTCAACTTCTTCACCTTCATCGCGGGCAGTGGACTGATCGTGCTGTTCGCCAGCCGAAACCTCGGACTGACCGCGGGAGTCATTGGCATGGCGCTCGGGATCGGCGCCACCGGCGCGCTCCTTGGCGCGGTGATTGCCCCGAAGATCTCGCAAAGACTCGGCGTGGGCCGCAGCATCGTCGTGGGCGCTGTGCTGTTCCCGGCACCGATCGCCATCGCCGCTGCCGCGGGCGGCCCCCTCTGGGCTCGCGCCGGAGCCCTGGCCCTGGCCGAGTTCCTATCCGGCGTCGGCGTCATGCTCTTCGACGTCAACCTCAACTCCCTTCAGGCGGACGTGATCCCCGATGGCATGCGCAGTCGAGTCGCCGGCGCGTTCAGCACGATCAATTACGGCTTACGCCCTGTGGGCGCCGTCCTCGGCGGCCTCCTCGCTACCCTCATCGGCCTCCGGGTGACCCTCCTCATCGGGGCCGTCGGCGGAACGCTGTCGCTGCTCTGGCTGCTGCCCTCGCCAATACCACGCATCCACTCCCTGACTCCGGACCATCCGGTGGCTCCGGACAGCGACACGGACGCGCGACCATTGCCTTGCTGA
- a CDS encoding ArsR/SmtB family transcription factor, with translation MDSGNRLGDIEITDPQAMRALAHPVRLAILERLQRYGPATATQLAPDVGATPSVTSWHLRHLAGFGLVRDAEPGPDRRQRRWEAVARGFRFEAPEDPDDEEGRSAARVLSREMFLRSGDLPNRWAAEAEPKLEPAWRRLAGLANTRVVVSADELAAIEDAIERILAPYVMRDEAARPADGRGVRLLRYTLPESAEEQTGGTP, from the coding sequence ATGGATTCTGGTAATCGTCTGGGCGATATCGAGATCACTGATCCGCAGGCGATGCGGGCGCTGGCGCACCCGGTGCGGCTGGCGATTCTCGAACGCCTGCAGCGGTACGGGCCGGCGACGGCGACGCAACTCGCGCCCGATGTGGGAGCAACTCCGTCGGTGACCAGCTGGCATCTGCGGCATCTGGCGGGCTTCGGGCTGGTCCGTGATGCCGAGCCCGGCCCGGACCGTCGCCAGCGGCGGTGGGAGGCGGTGGCGCGCGGCTTCCGGTTCGAAGCGCCGGAGGATCCGGACGACGAGGAGGGCAGGTCGGCCGCGCGGGTCCTGTCCCGGGAGATGTTCCTGCGCTCGGGAGACCTGCCGAACCGGTGGGCTGCCGAGGCCGAGCCCAAGCTCGAACCGGCATGGCGGCGCCTTGCGGGTCTGGCCAACACCCGCGTCGTCGTCTCCGCCGACGAACTCGCCGCCATCGAGGACGCGATCGAGCGCATTCTCGCGCCCTACGTGATGCGTGACGAGGCCGCGCGTCCGGCCGACGGCCGCGGCGTCCGGCTCCTGCGTTACACCCTGCCGGAGAGCGCCGAGGAGCAGACCGGCGGGACGCCATGA
- a CDS encoding TniB family NTP-binding protein codes for MTVTGPTPGQDSDPGRQYGWRSALEREDLHRYLTTLEGWREFTIQDPVPPDLLPAPALADLDPDERLDYDDDRLDYHTRLTVAATSTLRTVVHAGRRLTLLNRHAISARRGLILSGAAGTGKTTALTQFGKTIEVIDRRQHPGIDGRIPVVYVTVPPAATSRMLAVEFARFLGLPVTNRANITDVIEAVCGVLIDARVSVVCVDELHNLSLTTRNGAEVSDTLKYFSERIPATFVYAGVDLEANGLFNGTRGRQIAGRFAVIDTVPFPRTAEWTGLVSTFEEALRLHHHKPKTLEGLAGYLHQRTGGMIGSLSHLIRGAAIDAILDGTEKITRKSLTGVKLDRAAQTRKPGPAA; via the coding sequence GTGACCGTGACCGGACCCACCCCCGGCCAGGACTCGGACCCGGGCCGGCAGTACGGATGGCGAAGCGCCCTGGAACGCGAGGACCTGCACCGCTACCTCACCACGCTGGAGGGCTGGCGGGAGTTCACCATCCAGGACCCGGTTCCGCCCGACCTGCTGCCCGCACCTGCGCTCGCGGACCTGGACCCGGACGAACGACTGGACTACGACGACGACCGCCTCGACTACCACACCCGTCTGACCGTGGCCGCGACCTCCACCTTGCGCACCGTCGTCCACGCGGGCAGGCGGTTGACCCTGCTCAACCGGCACGCGATCAGCGCCCGCCGGGGCCTGATCCTGTCCGGCGCGGCCGGGACCGGAAAGACCACCGCACTCACCCAGTTCGGCAAGACCATCGAGGTCATCGACCGGCGCCAGCACCCCGGCATCGACGGCCGGATCCCGGTGGTCTACGTCACCGTCCCGCCCGCCGCGACCTCGCGCATGCTGGCCGTGGAGTTCGCCCGCTTCCTGGGCCTGCCCGTCACCAACCGCGCCAACATCACCGATGTCATCGAGGCCGTCTGCGGCGTCCTGATCGACGCGAGAGTGAGCGTCGTATGTGTCGATGAGCTCCACAATCTCTCGCTCACGACCAGGAACGGCGCGGAGGTATCGGACACGCTGAAGTACTTCTCGGAACGGATCCCGGCCACTTTCGTCTACGCCGGAGTGGACCTGGAGGCGAACGGGCTGTTCAACGGCACCCGCGGCCGACAGATCGCCGGGCGCTTCGCGGTCATCGACACCGTTCCCTTCCCCCGCACCGCGGAATGGACCGGCCTGGTCAGCACCTTCGAGGAGGCCCTGCGGCTGCACCACCACAAGCCCAAGACCCTGGAAGGACTGGCCGGCTACCTCCACCAGCGCACCGGCGGCATGATCGGCAGCCTGTCCCACCTCATCCGCGGGGCCGCCATCGA
- a CDS encoding TnsA-like heteromeric transposase endonuclease subunit codes for MDGSAAASAREYTADLEIGDIEVGFVDADGVERSGPLTRWWAEPFELASPVRSFNAFKGQKNFTGEYWAAISGSLVGYESWVERDAAMALDFDPAVVALASQPFRLLWSDRGRERGHTPDYFARLADGTGVVVDVRPEGLVDEATAEVFAFTARVCEAVGWQFRQVGDLGQPYRANLRWLSRYRHGRCCHEPSADRLRDVFAEPLPLLAGAEQVGDRLAVLPVLYHLLWQQELTADLLRAPLGTDTLVHLASRGRR; via the coding sequence GTGGACGGTTCCGCGGCGGCCTCCGCCCGCGAGTACACCGCAGACCTTGAAATCGGGGACATCGAGGTCGGGTTCGTCGATGCCGACGGAGTCGAGCGCTCCGGTCCGCTGACGCGCTGGTGGGCCGAGCCGTTCGAGCTCGCCTCGCCGGTGCGGTCGTTCAACGCGTTCAAGGGGCAGAAGAACTTCACCGGTGAGTACTGGGCGGCGATATCGGGTTCCCTGGTGGGCTACGAGTCGTGGGTGGAGCGGGACGCGGCGATGGCGCTGGACTTCGATCCGGCGGTGGTCGCCCTGGCGTCCCAGCCCTTCCGTCTCCTCTGGTCGGACAGGGGACGCGAGCGCGGGCACACCCCGGACTACTTCGCACGGCTGGCGGACGGCACCGGCGTCGTGGTCGACGTCCGTCCCGAGGGCCTGGTGGACGAGGCCACCGCCGAGGTCTTCGCGTTCACCGCGCGGGTCTGCGAGGCGGTGGGCTGGCAGTTCCGGCAGGTCGGCGACCTAGGCCAGCCCTACCGGGCGAACCTGCGCTGGCTGTCCCGCTACCGCCACGGCCGCTGCTGTCACGAGCCGTCGGCTGACCGGCTGCGGGATGTCTTCGCCGAACCCCTGCCCCTGCTCGCCGGGGCCGAGCAGGTCGGCGACCGACTGGCCGTGCTGCCGGTGCTCTACCACCTGCTCTGGCAGCAGGAACTGACGGCGGACTTGCTGAGGGCCCCGCTGGGCACCGACACCCTGGTGCACCTGGCCTCCCGGGGGCGGCGGTGA
- a CDS encoding IS701 family transposase yields the protein MDAHEVNRARAKLALFVADVFTSVPRKDQRAKGDCYLRGLMLDGRRKSIQPMAARLPDGNEQNLQQFVNQSTWDPVPVRRRIAQRMVPKVGPDAWAVDDVSFPKDGRMSVAVAHQYCGALGKQANCQVAVSVHAVSDTASCPLQWRLFVPQEWADDPVRRRKTGIPEEIGHREKWRLALDTIDELAGWGLVPPAVVADAGYGQNADFRDGLERRSIGYVVAIRSDVTVHPHDAQPTTPTWSGNGRKPQPRYRDKPLPVAALAAGHGRQAFDVTWREGSHGPMRSHFLSLRVRPAGIKSRRLAQAAAGPGGWEGVLPEVTLLVEWPIGAEAPTDYWLSNLPAGTPVAELVRLAKIRWRIEHDYRELKHGLGLDHFEGRSWNGWHHHVTLVTAAHAYLTEQRLAPKADTADSPSTRPSTPSKTS from the coding sequence GTGGACGCACATGAAGTGAACCGTGCTCGGGCGAAGTTGGCGCTGTTCGTGGCTGATGTGTTCACCTCGGTGCCGCGGAAGGATCAGCGGGCCAAGGGTGACTGCTATCTGCGGGGGCTGATGCTGGACGGGCGGCGCAAGTCGATCCAGCCGATGGCTGCGCGGCTGCCGGACGGCAACGAGCAGAACCTGCAGCAGTTCGTGAACCAGTCGACGTGGGATCCGGTGCCGGTGAGACGGCGGATCGCGCAGCGGATGGTGCCGAAGGTGGGCCCGGACGCCTGGGCGGTCGATGACGTGTCGTTTCCCAAGGACGGCCGGATGTCGGTGGCGGTCGCCCACCAGTACTGCGGCGCTTTGGGCAAGCAGGCCAACTGCCAGGTCGCGGTGAGTGTGCACGCGGTCTCCGACACCGCGTCCTGTCCGCTGCAGTGGCGCCTGTTCGTGCCCCAGGAGTGGGCGGACGATCCGGTCCGCCGCCGCAAGACCGGGATCCCGGAGGAGATCGGGCATCGGGAGAAGTGGCGCCTGGCCCTGGACACCATCGATGAACTGGCCGGATGGGGTCTGGTGCCGCCGGCGGTGGTGGCCGACGCCGGCTACGGACAGAACGCCGACTTCCGCGACGGACTGGAACGCCGGAGTATCGGCTACGTGGTGGCGATCCGCTCGGACGTGACCGTCCACCCGCACGACGCGCAGCCCACGACCCCCACCTGGTCCGGCAACGGCCGCAAGCCCCAGCCCCGCTACCGCGACAAGCCATTGCCGGTCGCCGCGCTCGCGGCCGGTCATGGGCGGCAGGCGTTCGACGTGACCTGGCGGGAAGGCTCCCACGGCCCGATGCGCTCACATTTCCTGTCCCTGCGGGTGCGGCCGGCCGGGATCAAATCCCGTCGCCTGGCCCAGGCAGCCGCCGGCCCGGGCGGCTGGGAGGGTGTCCTGCCCGAGGTCACGCTGCTGGTCGAATGGCCCATAGGCGCCGAGGCACCCACTGACTACTGGCTGTCCAACCTGCCAGCAGGCACCCCGGTCGCCGAACTGGTCCGCCTCGCGAAGATCCGCTGGCGCATCGAGCACGACTACCGCGAACTCAAACACGGCCTCGGCCTGGACCACTTCGAGGGACGTTCCTGGAACGGCTGGCACCACCACGTCACCCTGGTCACCGCCGCCCACGCATACCTCACCGAACAGCGCCTGGCCCCAAAAGCCGATACAGCGGACTCACCCTCTACCAGACCCTCGACACCATCCAAGACCTCCTGA
- a CDS encoding Mu transposase C-terminal domain-containing protein: MLVDQVHLQSAEDFAVLGAGDRTALGSAALLDRLPGPVAERALWWQRHLVELLTGLPPDATAGVRVKPEYDPAGRSLAQRERAKADELVALGEEITARTVKRKRQQYEAGGIAAVVDHRLAPHASLTGRADPRVVAAIRQAIGESVPASTRTIEHARWRTERILEAEYGQGVVEMPSRPTFYRLFDKLSHGVHVTGSARTRRSLADQPEGPFRYESVAAPGELMQIDSTPLDVLVRLDHGVPGRVELCALIDLATRTIAAAVVRPTTKSVDACLLLARALTPEPMRPGWVQALAMSRSVLPHRRLLTLDERLEHAAARPVIIPETIVCDRGKAFISDNFRSACRTLEINFQPCHPRSPAEKPHIERTLESVATLFCQFLPGYLGRTAEHRGRDVDDEPLWSMLEIQEFLDEWLVAKWQSRPHDGLRDPGVPGRTFTPNQKYAALVESAGYVPLALGGDDYVELLPATWRAVNSYGIKINNRIYDCPDLAPFRRQPSGVTRKRNLWEIRRDPYDAAWIWMRHHWETGWIPVPWKHLGSVPQPFGDLAWDHAAADLRGKGNPTPTEEETAQAVAKLLVRASQGPAGQSDGPASRPSKRDRRVAARTRAAAESPGPRPPRPEPPPVVEDQAHLHGDEAVDGTDDEPIAKVIPLGVFDPFKEADKRW; this comes from the coding sequence ATGCTCGTCGACCAGGTCCACCTGCAGTCGGCCGAGGACTTCGCGGTCCTGGGGGCCGGTGACCGCACCGCGTTGGGCTCGGCCGCGCTGCTGGATCGCCTGCCCGGGCCGGTGGCGGAGCGCGCCCTGTGGTGGCAGCGGCACCTGGTCGAACTCCTCACCGGCCTGCCGCCCGACGCGACTGCGGGGGTCCGGGTCAAGCCCGAGTACGACCCGGCTGGCCGTTCGCTGGCGCAACGCGAGCGGGCGAAGGCGGATGAACTGGTCGCGCTGGGCGAGGAGATCACGGCGCGGACGGTCAAGCGCAAGCGCCAGCAGTACGAGGCCGGCGGGATCGCGGCGGTGGTGGACCACCGGCTCGCCCCGCACGCCTCGCTGACCGGGCGGGCCGACCCGCGGGTGGTGGCCGCGATCCGCCAGGCGATCGGCGAGAGCGTCCCGGCCTCCACCCGCACGATCGAGCACGCACGCTGGCGGACCGAGCGGATTCTGGAGGCCGAGTACGGCCAGGGCGTGGTGGAGATGCCCTCGCGCCCGACGTTCTACCGGCTGTTCGACAAGCTGTCGCATGGAGTCCACGTCACCGGCTCGGCTCGCACCCGCCGCTCGTTGGCCGACCAGCCCGAGGGGCCGTTCCGCTACGAGTCGGTCGCCGCCCCCGGCGAGCTGATGCAGATCGACTCCACCCCGCTGGACGTGCTGGTGCGGTTGGACCACGGGGTCCCCGGCCGGGTGGAACTCTGCGCCCTCATCGACCTGGCGACGCGCACCATCGCCGCCGCGGTGGTGCGGCCCACCACCAAGTCGGTGGACGCCTGCCTGCTGCTGGCCCGCGCGCTGACCCCGGAGCCGATGCGGCCCGGCTGGGTCCAGGCCCTGGCGATGTCCCGATCGGTGCTGCCGCACCGCAGACTGCTGACCCTGGACGAGCGCCTGGAGCACGCCGCGGCCCGGCCCGTGATCATCCCGGAGACCATCGTCTGCGACCGGGGCAAGGCGTTCATCTCGGACAACTTCCGCTCCGCCTGCCGCACCCTGGAGATCAACTTCCAGCCCTGCCACCCACGCTCCCCAGCGGAGAAACCTCATATCGAACGCACACTCGAATCAGTGGCCACGCTGTTCTGCCAGTTCCTCCCCGGCTACCTCGGCCGCACCGCCGAGCACCGCGGCCGGGACGTGGACGATGAGCCGCTGTGGTCGATGCTGGAGATCCAGGAATTCCTCGATGAATGGCTTGTCGCGAAGTGGCAATCGAGGCCCCATGACGGGCTCCGCGACCCGGGCGTCCCGGGCCGGACCTTCACCCCGAACCAGAAGTACGCCGCGCTGGTCGAGAGCGCCGGCTACGTCCCCCTCGCCCTGGGCGGCGACGACTACGTCGAACTGCTGCCCGCGACCTGGCGGGCCGTCAACTCCTACGGCATCAAAATCAACAACCGCATCTACGACTGCCCCGACCTGGCCCCGTTCCGGCGCCAGCCCTCCGGCGTCACGCGCAAGCGGAACCTGTGGGAGATCCGCCGCGACCCCTACGACGCCGCCTGGATCTGGATGCGCCACCACTGGGAGACCGGCTGGATCCCGGTCCCCTGGAAGCACCTGGGCAGCGTCCCGCAGCCCTTCGGCGACCTGGCCTGGGACCATGCGGCAGCCGACCTGCGAGGCAAGGGCAACCCGACACCCACCGAAGAGGAGACCGCCCAGGCTGTCGCCAAGCTCCTGGTCAGAGCCAGCCAGGGACCGGCCGGCCAGAGCGATGGACCGGCCTCGCGGCCGTCCAAGCGCGACCGGCGCGTCGCCGCCCGGACCCGAGCCGCCGCCGAGAGCCCCGGACCGCGTCCGCCCAGGCCAGAGCCGCCTCCAGTCGTCGAGGATCAGGCGCATCTCCACGGTGATGAGGCGGTGGACGGCACCGATGACGAGCCGATCGCGAAGGTCATTCCCCTCGGCGTCTTCGACCCCTTCAAGGAGGCGGACAAGCGATGGTGA